A region of Bifidobacterium adolescentis ATCC 15703 DNA encodes the following proteins:
- a CDS encoding glycoside-pentoside-hexuronide (GPH):cation symporter: MAESNVAAAPKETQQSAKPTRKGSLLSRVAYSFGNVGQSAFYNALSTYFIVYVTSSLFSGVDKALATKLIGVITGLVVVIRIAEIFIDPLLGNIVDNTNTKWGRFKPWQLIGGTVSAVLLVLVYTGLFGLVNVNTTLFIVLFVITFIVLDVFYSLRDISYWGMIPALSSDSHERSTYTALGSFGGSIGYNGLTIVVIPIVTYFSYIFTGKHQESQSGWTCFAIIVAILGVLTVCSVAFGTKESSSTLRTKAEDNGGPLAAFKALAQNDQLLWVALSYLLYAIANVATTGVLMYLFKFILNNSAAYSIVGVVSVVAGIVMAPLYPILNKRIPRRYLYLGGMVLMVIGYLLFIINPTSLPVVTVGLVFFYLPQTFIQMTAILSLTDSIEYGQLKNGKRNEAVTLSVRPMLDKIAGACSNGIVGAVAIAAGMIGNATAADMTAANIRIFEICAFYVPLAVIILSAVVFLLKVKITEKMHDGIVRQLEAQLNEG; encoded by the coding sequence ATGGCAGAATCCAATGTCGCAGCCGCACCGAAGGAGACGCAGCAGTCTGCGAAGCCAACCAGGAAAGGCAGTCTGCTGTCCCGCGTGGCCTATTCGTTCGGCAACGTCGGCCAATCCGCCTTCTACAACGCGCTGAGCACCTACTTCATCGTCTACGTCACCAGCTCGCTGTTCTCCGGGGTCGACAAGGCGCTCGCCACCAAGCTCATCGGCGTCATCACCGGCCTTGTGGTTGTCATCCGCATCGCGGAGATCTTCATCGATCCGCTGCTGGGCAACATCGTCGACAACACCAATACCAAATGGGGGCGCTTCAAGCCGTGGCAGCTCATCGGCGGCACCGTTTCCGCCGTTCTGCTCGTGCTGGTCTACACCGGCCTGTTCGGCTTGGTGAACGTCAACACCACGCTGTTCATCGTGCTGTTCGTCATCACCTTCATCGTGCTCGACGTGTTCTACTCCCTGCGCGACATCTCCTATTGGGGCATGATCCCGGCGCTGTCCTCCGACTCCCATGAGCGCTCCACCTACACCGCCCTCGGTTCCTTCGGCGGCTCCATCGGCTACAACGGCCTGACCATCGTGGTCATTCCGATCGTCACTTACTTCAGCTACATCTTCACCGGCAAGCATCAGGAGAGCCAGAGCGGCTGGACCTGCTTCGCCATCATCGTGGCTATTCTCGGCGTCCTCACCGTGTGCTCCGTCGCGTTCGGCACCAAGGAAAGCTCCAGCACCCTGCGCACCAAGGCCGAGGACAACGGCGGCCCGCTCGCCGCGTTCAAGGCTCTCGCACAGAACGACCAGCTGTTGTGGGTGGCCCTGTCCTACCTGCTGTACGCCATCGCCAACGTGGCCACCACCGGCGTGCTCATGTATCTGTTCAAGTTCATTCTGAACAACTCTGCAGCCTATTCCATCGTCGGCGTCGTCTCCGTCGTCGCGGGCATCGTTATGGCTCCGCTGTACCCGATTCTGAACAAGCGCATTCCGCGCCGCTACCTGTACCTCGGCGGCATGGTGCTTATGGTCATCGGCTATCTGCTGTTCATCATCAACCCCACCAGCCTGCCGGTCGTCACCGTCGGTCTTGTCTTCTTCTATCTGCCGCAGACCTTTATCCAGATGACGGCCATCCTTTCCCTGACCGATTCCATCGAGTACGGCCAGCTGAAGAACGGCAAGCGCAACGAGGCCGTCACCCTGTCTGTCCGTCCGATGCTCGACAAGATCGCGGGCGCGTGCTCGAACGGCATCGTCGGAGCCGTGGCCATCGCCGCCGGCATGATCGGCAACGCCACCGCAGCCGACATGACCGCCGCGAACATCCGGATCTTCGAGATCTGCGCCTTCTATGTGCCGCTCGCGGTCATCATCCTGAGCGCGGTCGTGTTCCTGCTCAAGGTGAAGATCACCGAGAAGATGCACGACGGTATCGTCAGGCAGCTCGAGGCTCAGCTGAACGAAGGCTGA
- a CDS encoding LacI family DNA-binding transcriptional regulator encodes MATIKEIAKRTGFSQATVSRLLNGDPTLSVREETRRAIIRASEDLGYSAQAKRIVIPHEVALLDNEESDETLRDSYFADLRSALEHNAKQQRMELTVFHSLDEMLNQKGKFDGFMAIGANVIAESDLEKLHEVMPYGVFIDVNPAPNLFDSVQPDLQQTMHDAVEACAKAGMKRVGFIGGKGRLTNFYEVDEEGRATYFRREMGRYGLDLRGLVYSDGLFTVENGRKLGEQFIRDHNGALPDAVIVSADIIAVGVLQAFNAVGVIVPRDISVISINNQAIAQLTSPPLSTFSIDQNELARVAILTLADAIASKRTVRQHAYLSTTLEVRDSFVPAQPKRESRPKLQTRSKRSARSKRAA; translated from the coding sequence ATGGCGACCATCAAGGAGATTGCGAAACGTACGGGATTCTCGCAGGCCACGGTGTCGCGTCTGTTGAATGGCGATCCGACGCTGTCCGTGCGTGAGGAGACGCGTCGCGCGATCATCCGCGCCAGCGAGGATTTGGGATACAGCGCCCAGGCCAAGCGTATCGTCATTCCGCATGAAGTAGCCTTGTTGGACAACGAGGAGTCCGACGAAACGCTGCGTGATTCGTATTTTGCCGATTTGCGTTCGGCGCTGGAACATAACGCCAAACAGCAGCGTATGGAGCTCACTGTTTTCCACAGTCTTGACGAGATGTTGAATCAGAAGGGGAAATTCGATGGTTTCATGGCTATCGGCGCCAATGTCATAGCCGAAAGCGACCTTGAGAAGTTGCATGAGGTCATGCCATACGGTGTGTTCATCGATGTGAATCCCGCACCGAACCTGTTTGATTCCGTGCAGCCCGACCTACAGCAGACCATGCATGACGCGGTCGAAGCATGTGCGAAGGCTGGCATGAAGCGTGTCGGATTCATCGGCGGCAAGGGGAGGCTGACGAATTTTTATGAGGTGGACGAAGAGGGGCGTGCCACATATTTTCGGCGTGAAATGGGCCGTTATGGTCTCGACCTGCGTGGACTGGTGTATTCTGACGGCTTGTTCACCGTGGAGAATGGTCGCAAGCTGGGGGAGCAGTTTATCCGTGACCACAACGGCGCACTGCCTGACGCAGTTATTGTTTCGGCGGACATCATCGCGGTCGGCGTGCTGCAGGCGTTCAACGCGGTTGGTGTGATCGTGCCCCGCGACATCAGCGTCATCAGCATCAACAACCAGGCGATCGCACAGCTTACGTCGCCACCGTTGAGCACGTTCTCAATCGACCAGAACGAGCTTGCGCGCGTTGCGATTCTCACCTTGGCCGATGCGATTGCCAGCAAGCGCACAGTACGGCAGCATGCGTACCTGTCGACGACGCTGGAAGTGCGAGATAGTTTCGTGCCGGCGCAGCCGAAACGTGAATCGCGGCCAAAATTGCAGACCCGATCGAAGCGATCTGCCCGGTCGAAACGGGCTGCCTAG
- a CDS encoding CRISPR-associated helicase/endonuclease Cas3, translated as MVLLARKDEEGNTQTLYDHLHGTGRLASGFEDEFADISRTAAVLHDVGKVAQQFQTYLLSDDGHRGDVQHARQGAFVVNDFFESKGEIEEIAKEILELAISKHHGGLPDCIDESGNRAFLLGFTESDKSNEKYAYQEIKRGLNGLALDLQSNFRGSAEDIACFLKKIKSLRLSKDSIYFYLGLLVKLIYSRLVDADRTDAACFETRKQYRPNAVDWQNLISRLDKSMRSFDSSSEINRIRHQINEQCCLAGARETGIYRLSIPTGGGKTLASLNFALHHALKTGKHRIIYVIPYLSITTQTAKTFRDVLGLSADSDVLLEHYSTAGMQRSADVADNASSEFEDAGEHQRKLAAERWDNPIIVTTMVEFLETVMSARGTKLRKFHNMADSVIIFDEIQSLPMNTINLFNEIVSFLSKITNSTILLCSATQPLLEKTKRENLLLSEKPDLIAETESYEDKLRRTRIVASTENKSCDELGQIIYQQARENGNCLAIVNLKKEAREIFQCLERLDVNHEFELIHLSTAMCGRHRTDCLNRIGALLDPGNPKPVICVSTQLIEAGVDISFACVVRAMAGLDSIMQAAGRCNRNGESVEPKNVYVYPLKAEDSMERYLPDIAMGKQLTLQIMENYPGKDLLSSNILEQYYDMLLRKKDGNGKGGYTDCPIRGRAEGATTAYDLLSFNECDRSQFTNTTGGKYGLCFAQAFQTVSDNFHVIPDVTHNVVVPYGQATELLDMLHRGELPEKISVLRRLQEYTVSLFDDDYRGLARKHAISLANEDFGVFLLNEEYYNDKYGVVREAEMPLLLM; from the coding sequence ATGGTTCTATTAGCTCGTAAAGATGAGGAAGGCAATACTCAGACTTTGTATGACCATCTTCATGGTACAGGAAGATTGGCTAGTGGTTTCGAGGATGAATTCGCTGATATTTCACGTACGGCAGCCGTCTTGCATGATGTCGGGAAGGTTGCTCAGCAGTTCCAAACATATCTGTTATCGGATGATGGGCATAGGGGAGATGTGCAGCATGCCCGTCAAGGGGCGTTTGTCGTCAATGATTTTTTCGAGTCGAAAGGGGAAATTGAAGAGATAGCAAAGGAAATTCTTGAGCTTGCCATTTCTAAACATCACGGAGGTCTTCCTGATTGCATTGACGAGTCCGGGAATAGAGCTTTTCTTCTTGGGTTCACGGAGTCGGACAAAAGCAACGAGAAGTATGCGTATCAAGAAATCAAGCGGGGGCTTAACGGTTTGGCGCTCGATCTGCAATCGAATTTCCGAGGTTCAGCGGAAGATATCGCTTGTTTCCTGAAGAAAATTAAATCGCTGAGGCTGTCGAAAGATAGCATATACTTCTATCTAGGTTTGCTCGTTAAACTGATTTATTCGCGACTGGTGGATGCGGATAGGACGGATGCTGCTTGTTTCGAGACCCGAAAACAGTATCGGCCTAATGCGGTTGATTGGCAGAATCTGATTAGTCGACTCGATAAAAGCATGAGATCTTTTGATTCGAGTTCGGAAATAAACAGGATAAGACATCAGATTAATGAACAGTGTTGTTTGGCGGGGGCGCGGGAAACCGGGATTTATCGTTTGTCGATTCCGACTGGCGGCGGTAAAACGTTGGCGTCGCTAAATTTTGCGTTGCATCATGCGCTGAAGACAGGAAAGCACCGGATCATTTACGTGATTCCATATTTGTCTATCACAACTCAGACGGCAAAGACTTTCCGAGATGTACTTGGTCTGAGCGCCGATAGCGATGTTCTATTGGAGCATTACTCCACTGCAGGTATGCAACGTTCCGCTGATGTAGCGGATAATGCGTCGAGTGAGTTTGAGGATGCCGGGGAGCATCAGCGCAAGTTGGCGGCAGAGCGTTGGGACAATCCGATAATTGTTACCACTATGGTGGAATTCCTTGAGACTGTCATGTCTGCTCGCGGAACCAAACTCCGGAAATTCCATAATATGGCCGACAGTGTCATCATTTTTGATGAAATACAGTCGTTGCCGATGAACACAATCAATCTGTTCAATGAGATCGTCAGCTTCCTATCGAAGATTACCAATTCAACGATTCTTTTGTGCTCTGCGACGCAGCCGTTACTTGAAAAAACCAAACGAGAGAATCTGCTCCTTTCGGAAAAGCCTGATCTTATTGCTGAAACGGAAAGCTATGAAGACAAGCTTCGACGTACAAGAATCGTTGCTTCAACTGAAAATAAAAGCTGCGATGAACTAGGGCAGATTATTTATCAGCAGGCGCGGGAGAACGGCAATTGCTTGGCAATCGTCAACCTGAAAAAGGAAGCGCGTGAGATTTTCCAATGCTTGGAACGACTTGATGTGAATCATGAGTTTGAGCTGATTCATCTCAGTACTGCCATGTGTGGAAGGCATAGAACGGATTGTCTGAACAGAATCGGTGCGCTGCTTGATCCAGGCAATCCGAAACCTGTGATTTGTGTGAGCACACAGCTTATTGAGGCAGGTGTTGACATTTCGTTTGCTTGCGTGGTCAGGGCGATGGCTGGTCTGGACAGTATTATGCAGGCCGCTGGGCGCTGCAATAGGAATGGTGAATCGGTAGAACCAAAGAATGTGTATGTCTATCCATTGAAAGCTGAAGACAGCATGGAAAGGTATCTGCCGGATATCGCAATGGGTAAGCAGCTCACTTTACAGATTATGGAGAACTACCCAGGAAAGGATTTGCTGTCTTCGAATATTCTGGAACAGTACTATGACATGCTTCTCCGTAAGAAGGACGGTAATGGTAAAGGAGGCTATACGGATTGCCCAATTCGGGGAAGGGCGGAGGGAGCGACGACTGCTTATGATCTGTTGTCCTTCAACGAATGTGATCGATCTCAATTCACGAATACTACGGGAGGAAAGTACGGTTTGTGCTTTGCTCAGGCTTTTCAGACGGTTAGCGATAACTTCCATGTAATTCCGGATGTCACGCACAATGTTGTGGTCCCGTATGGTCAGGCGACTGAGTTACTTGATATGCTCCACAGGGGAGAATTACCCGAGAAAATCTCAGTGCTAAGGCGGTTGCAGGAATATACGGTTTCCCTGTTCGATGATGACTATCGTGGTTTGGCCAGGAAGCATGCAATCTCGTTAGCAAATGAGGATTTTGGAGTTTTCTTGCTGAATGAGGAATACTACAACGACAAGTACGGCGTAGTACGGGAGGCGGAGATGCCTCTCCTGCTGATGTAG
- the ileS gene encoding mupirocin-resistant isoleucine--tRNA ligase, giving the protein MSESTNHVYPKAAAGEQSANVAPNPSFPKLEESVLDYWDKDDTFQKSIERRPSGDHSQNEFVFFDGPPFANGLPHYGHLLTGYAKDVIPRYQTMKGHRVNRVFGWDTHGLPAELEAQKELGIDSVDQIKELGIDKFNDACRASVLKYTNEWKDYVHRQARWVDFEHGYKTLNITYMESVMWAFKQLYDKGLAYQGYRVLPYCPKDQTPLSAHELRMDADVYQDRQDTTVSVAVKLRDEEDAYAVFWTTTPWTVPTNFAIVVGADIDYVEVRPTEGKFAGKKFYLGKPLLGSYEKELGENYEIVRELKGAEMEGWRYYPVFPYFAGDENAVEGKVPGPEGYQIFTADYVDTVEGTGLVHQAPYGEDDMNTLNAKGIKSIDVLDAGCKFTSLCPDYEGLYVFDANKPILRNLRAGDGPLARIPEEQRAILFQEKSYVHSYPHCWRCATPLIYKPVSSWFVAVTKIKDRLLELNQQINWIPNNVKDGQFGKWLANARDWSISRNRFWGSPIPVWVSDDPKYPRVDVYGSLDELKADFGDYPRDKDGNINMHRPYIDELTRVNPDDPTGKSHMHRISDVMDCWFESGSMSFAQYHYPFENKETFEQHFPCDYIVEYIGQTRGWFYVQHVMATALFDRPAFKNVICHGIVLGSDGQKMSKHLRNYPDVNGVFNDFGSDAMRWFLMSSPILRGGNLIVTADGIRDTVRQVMLPVWSSYYFFTLYANAAGYDARKLRADEVAKLPEMDRYLLARLRRLVEKTQHALDNFYISDACDAASDFIDVLTNWYIRNNRERFGAGDENAFNTLYTVLETFMRVLAPLAPMEAEAVWRGLTGGESVHLADWPFLADEKTGETTELGAVLQDDAKLVDAMEKVREVVSGTLSMRKAKQIRVRQPLAKLTVVVENPDAVAAYSDVLKGELNVKDIEFCTLEDAGSQGLKIVNELRVNARVAGKRLRKDVQFAIKASKSGAWHVDAAGVPVCETPNGEIALEEGEYELINRVEEENAQEAANSVSAALPTGGFVILDTELNDDLLAEGYARDVIRAVQEARKAAGLEISDRITLKVTVPADDVAKVEQFKDLVAHDTSSDSVSVEAGAELGVEVAKV; this is encoded by the coding sequence GTGAGCGAATCCACCAATCATGTGTATCCGAAGGCTGCTGCCGGCGAGCAGAGCGCCAACGTCGCGCCGAACCCCAGCTTCCCCAAGCTGGAGGAGTCCGTGCTCGACTACTGGGATAAGGACGACACCTTCCAGAAGTCCATCGAACGCCGTCCTTCCGGCGACCACAGCCAGAACGAATTCGTCTTCTTCGACGGCCCGCCGTTCGCCAACGGCCTGCCGCACTACGGCCACCTGCTGACCGGTTACGCGAAGGACGTCATCCCGCGTTACCAGACCATGAAGGGCCACCGCGTCAACCGCGTGTTCGGCTGGGACACGCACGGTCTGCCGGCCGAGCTTGAGGCCCAGAAGGAACTGGGCATCGACTCCGTCGACCAGATCAAGGAACTGGGCATCGACAAGTTCAACGACGCCTGCCGCGCGTCCGTGCTCAAGTACACGAACGAGTGGAAGGACTACGTGCACCGTCAGGCCCGCTGGGTCGATTTCGAGCACGGCTACAAGACCCTGAACATCACGTACATGGAGTCCGTGATGTGGGCCTTCAAGCAGCTGTACGACAAGGGACTGGCATACCAGGGCTACCGCGTGCTGCCGTACTGCCCGAAGGACCAGACCCCGCTGAGCGCGCACGAGCTGCGCATGGATGCGGACGTGTACCAGGATCGTCAGGACACCACTGTGTCCGTGGCCGTGAAGCTGCGCGACGAGGAGGATGCCTACGCCGTCTTCTGGACCACCACTCCGTGGACCGTGCCGACCAACTTCGCCATCGTGGTCGGTGCCGACATCGACTATGTCGAGGTGCGTCCGACCGAAGGCAAGTTCGCCGGCAAGAAGTTCTACCTCGGCAAGCCGCTGCTCGGCTCCTACGAGAAGGAACTCGGCGAGAACTACGAGATCGTGCGCGAGCTCAAGGGCGCCGAAATGGAAGGCTGGCGCTACTATCCGGTCTTCCCGTACTTCGCGGGCGACGAGAACGCCGTCGAAGGCAAGGTGCCGGGGCCGGAAGGCTACCAGATCTTCACCGCCGACTACGTCGACACCGTTGAAGGTACCGGCCTCGTGCACCAGGCACCGTACGGCGAAGACGATATGAACACGCTCAACGCCAAGGGCATCAAGAGCATCGACGTGCTCGACGCGGGCTGCAAGTTCACGTCGCTGTGCCCGGATTACGAAGGCCTGTACGTGTTCGACGCCAACAAGCCGATCCTGCGCAACCTGCGCGCCGGTGACGGCCCGCTGGCCCGCATTCCGGAGGAGCAGCGCGCCATCCTCTTCCAGGAGAAGAGCTACGTGCACTCCTACCCGCACTGCTGGCGTTGCGCCACCCCGCTGATCTACAAGCCGGTGAGCTCCTGGTTCGTGGCCGTCACCAAGATCAAGGACCGCCTGCTCGAACTCAACCAGCAGATCAACTGGATTCCGAACAACGTGAAGGACGGCCAGTTCGGCAAGTGGCTGGCGAACGCACGCGATTGGTCGATTTCCCGCAACCGTTTCTGGGGTTCCCCGATTCCGGTGTGGGTCTCCGACGATCCGAAGTACCCGCGCGTGGACGTGTACGGCTCGCTTGACGAGCTGAAGGCCGATTTCGGCGATTACCCGCGCGACAAGGACGGCAATATCAACATGCACCGTCCGTACATCGACGAGCTGACCCGCGTCAACCCGGACGACCCGACTGGCAAGAGCCACATGCACCGCATCAGCGACGTGATGGACTGCTGGTTCGAATCCGGTTCGATGAGCTTCGCCCAGTACCATTACCCGTTCGAGAACAAGGAAACCTTCGAACAGCACTTCCCGTGCGACTACATCGTGGAATACATCGGCCAGACCCGTGGCTGGTTCTACGTGCAGCACGTCATGGCGACCGCCCTGTTCGACAGGCCGGCGTTCAAGAACGTGATCTGCCACGGTATCGTGCTCGGCTCCGACGGACAGAAGATGTCGAAGCACCTGCGCAACTACCCGGACGTGAACGGCGTGTTCAACGACTTCGGCTCCGACGCCATGCGTTGGTTCCTCATGAGCTCGCCGATCCTGCGCGGCGGCAACCTGATCGTCACCGCTGATGGCATCCGCGACACCGTGCGCCAGGTCATGCTGCCGGTGTGGAGCTCCTACTACTTCTTCACGCTGTACGCCAACGCGGCCGGGTACGACGCGCGCAAGCTGCGTGCCGACGAAGTGGCGAAGCTGCCGGAGATGGACCGCTACCTGCTGGCCCGTCTGCGCCGCCTAGTGGAGAAGACCCAGCATGCGCTGGACAACTTCTACATTTCCGACGCGTGCGATGCGGCGAGCGATTTCATCGACGTGCTGACCAACTGGTACATCCGCAACAACCGCGAACGTTTCGGTGCCGGTGATGAGAACGCGTTCAACACGCTGTACACCGTGCTGGAAACCTTCATGCGCGTGCTGGCTCCGCTGGCTCCGATGGAGGCTGAAGCCGTGTGGCGCGGCCTGACTGGCGGCGAATCCGTGCATCTGGCCGACTGGCCGTTCCTTGCCGACGAGAAGACCGGCGAGACCACCGAGCTGGGTGCCGTGCTGCAGGACGATGCCAAGCTAGTGGACGCGATGGAGAAGGTGCGTGAGGTTGTTTCCGGCACGCTTTCCATGCGTAAGGCCAAGCAGATTCGCGTGCGCCAGCCGCTCGCCAAGCTGACCGTGGTGGTCGAGAACCCGGATGCGGTCGCCGCCTACAGCGACGTGTTGAAGGGCGAGCTCAACGTGAAGGATATCGAGTTCTGCACGCTGGAGGACGCCGGCTCCCAGGGTCTGAAGATCGTGAACGAGCTGCGCGTGAACGCGCGTGTGGCCGGCAAGCGCCTGCGTAAGGACGTGCAGTTCGCCATCAAGGCGTCCAAGAGCGGTGCCTGGCATGTGGACGCCGCCGGCGTGCCTGTGTGTGAGACTCCGAACGGCGAGATTGCGCTTGAGGAAGGCGAATACGAGCTGATCAACCGTGTGGAGGAGGAGAACGCGCAGGAGGCTGCGAACTCCGTGTCCGCCGCGCTGCCGACCGGTGGCTTCGTGATCCTCGACACCGAACTGAACGACGACCTGCTGGCCGAAGGCTACGCCCGCGACGTGATCCGCGCCGTGCAGGAGGCCCGTAAGGCCGCTGGCCTGGAAATTTCCGACCGCATCACGCTGAAGGTGACCGTGCCCGCGGACGATGTGGCCAAGGTCGAACAGTTCAAGGACCTCGTGGCGCATGACACCTCGTCCGACAGTGTAAGCGTCGAAGCCGGCGCCGAGCTGGGCGTGGAGGTTGCTAAGGTCTGA
- a CDS encoding ABC transporter ATP-binding protein, translated as MNPDVKPGAKPPMQKAAPGTTKRIFDYIFQYKWHVIAIVVCILVGAAAQAGSALFLQSLIDSYILPMVGATDPDWGPLLRALTLMGCLYAAGTFCSWLWQWLIVTVEQGTLKKIRDDMFAHQQTLPVRYFDTNEHGDIMSRYTNDTDTLRQAISQSFPQMFSSAISALAALVSMLWLSVPVTIFVLVFAAILFVVVRAIVSRSGRYFVKQQMWIGDVNAFVEESVNGQKVIKVFNHEDATQKTFDEKNEELYKASAEANTWGNVTMPVVGNMGYILYILLAIVGGFMALSGMGNFGLAGAGKLTLGALISLLTLSRSFVNPLGQVSMQFNMVMMALAGASRIFQLMDEKPEDDGGSVTLVNVELGEDGRTMTEVDHETGHWAWKREEGDDGSRSLKAAQSLSPKAAEVARKARENAITSPDGRLTLLQGDVRFTDVTFGYNPDKPVLHDITWFAKPGQKVALVGATGAGKTTVTNLINRFYDIQEGMILYDGISVKGIRKPDLRKSLGIVLQDVNLFTGTVMDNIRYGKLDATDEECIAAAKLTNADSFIRMLPNGYQTVLEGDGSGLSQGQRQLISIARAAVADPPAMILDEATSSIDTRTEEVVQAGMDNLMKGRTVFVIAHRLSTVRNSDVIMVLDHGRIIERGSHDELIAQKGEYYQLYTGAVELE; from the coding sequence ATGAATCCGGACGTGAAGCCGGGCGCTAAGCCGCCAATGCAGAAAGCCGCTCCCGGCACCACCAAACGTATCTTCGACTACATCTTCCAATACAAATGGCATGTCATCGCAATCGTGGTATGCATTCTGGTCGGCGCGGCCGCCCAAGCCGGCTCCGCTCTGTTTCTGCAATCGCTGATCGACAGCTACATCCTGCCGATGGTCGGCGCAACGGATCCTGATTGGGGACCGCTGTTGCGCGCGCTGACGCTGATGGGCTGTCTGTATGCGGCTGGCACGTTCTGCAGCTGGTTGTGGCAGTGGCTCATCGTCACCGTCGAACAAGGCACGCTGAAGAAGATCCGCGACGACATGTTCGCCCACCAGCAGACCCTGCCAGTCCGCTACTTCGACACCAACGAGCACGGCGACATCATGAGCCGTTACACCAACGACACCGACACCCTGCGCCAGGCCATCAGCCAGTCCTTCCCGCAGATGTTCTCCTCCGCGATCTCCGCACTGGCCGCACTGGTCTCCATGCTGTGGCTGTCGGTGCCGGTCACGATCTTCGTACTCGTGTTCGCCGCGATCCTGTTCGTGGTCGTGCGCGCCATCGTCTCCCGCTCCGGCCGCTACTTCGTCAAGCAGCAGATGTGGATCGGCGACGTGAACGCCTTTGTCGAGGAATCCGTCAACGGTCAGAAGGTCATCAAGGTCTTCAATCATGAGGACGCCACCCAGAAGACCTTCGACGAGAAGAACGAGGAACTGTACAAGGCCTCCGCCGAAGCGAACACCTGGGGCAACGTGACCATGCCCGTCGTAGGCAACATGGGTTACATCCTCTACATCCTGCTCGCCATCGTCGGCGGATTCATGGCGCTCTCCGGCATGGGCAACTTCGGTCTCGCCGGCGCGGGCAAGCTCACCCTCGGCGCCCTCATCTCCCTGCTGACACTGTCTCGCTCCTTCGTCAACCCGCTCGGCCAGGTCTCCATGCAGTTCAACATGGTGATGATGGCGCTCGCCGGCGCGTCCCGCATCTTCCAGCTGATGGATGAGAAGCCCGAGGACGACGGCGGCTCCGTCACACTCGTCAACGTCGAGCTCGGCGAAGACGGCCGCACCATGACCGAAGTGGACCACGAAACCGGCCATTGGGCCTGGAAGCGTGAGGAAGGCGACGACGGCAGCCGTTCCCTGAAGGCCGCGCAGTCGCTGAGCCCGAAGGCCGCGGAAGTGGCGAGGAAGGCGCGCGAGAACGCGATCACCTCGCCGGACGGGCGCCTGACCCTGCTGCAGGGCGACGTGCGTTTCACCGACGTGACCTTCGGCTACAACCCGGACAAGCCCGTGCTGCACGACATCACCTGGTTCGCCAAGCCCGGCCAGAAGGTCGCGCTCGTCGGCGCCACCGGTGCCGGCAAGACCACGGTGACCAACCTGATCAACCGTTTCTACGACATCCAGGAAGGTATGATTCTGTATGACGGCATCTCCGTCAAGGGCATCCGCAAGCCCGACCTGCGCAAGTCGCTCGGCATCGTGCTGCAGGACGTGAATCTGTTCACCGGCACCGTGATGGACAACATCCGCTATGGCAAGCTCGACGCCACCGACGAGGAGTGCATCGCCGCCGCTAAGCTCACCAACGCGGACAGCTTCATCCGCATGCTGCCCAACGGCTACCAGACCGTGCTCGAAGGCGACGGCTCCGGTCTGTCCCAAGGCCAGCGCCAGCTGATCTCCATCGCACGCGCCGCAGTGGCAGACCCGCCGGCCATGATCCTTGATGAGGCCACCTCGTCCATCGACACCCGTACTGAGGAAGTGGTGCAGGCCGGTATGGACAATCTCATGAAGGGCCGTACCGTGTTCGTGATCGCGCACCGCCTGTCCACCGTGCGCAACTCCGACGTGATCATGGTGCTCGACCATGGCCGCATCATCGAGCGCGGTTCGCATGACGAGCTCATCGCGCAGAAGGGCGAGTACTACCAGCTGTACACGGGCGCCGTGGAACTGGAGTAA